From a single Paenibacillus sp. FSL R5-0345 genomic region:
- a CDS encoding UDP-N-acetylmuramoyl-tripeptide--D-alanyl-D-alanine ligase, producing the protein MITRTLGQIAVMCAGELPAAEAMNIPLTGVVTDSRKITTGCLFVPLSGDKFDGHHYAASALAAGAAGTLWQRDKGPAPEGGGVIIVEDTLEALQKLSAAYLNEVAPKVVAVTGSNGKTTTKDIIMALLEMQYKVHKTEGNFNNHIGLPLTILSMAEDTEIAVLEMGMSSRGEIALLASLARPDIAVITNIGESHLLQLGSRKEIARAKLEIVEGLKPGGLLIYNGDEPLLTEVMQESTFEAPEGMVSFRFGLNGDNDDYPTGMMSHNGGMTFTSNLHKEHAFTLPLPGQHNVVNALAALAVARHFGVTDQNVENGLSKLKLTGMRIEVIRASSGLTLLNDAYNASPTSMKAAIDVLQTMKCSGKKIAVLGDMLELGPDEIQFHKEIGYYLDPAVTDFVYTYGPLSVHIAEAAKERFGNERVLAFTDKSELTAALIEKCSSKDIVLFKGSRGMRLEEVLQSLNQENKQT; encoded by the coding sequence TTGATTACAAGAACACTGGGACAAATTGCTGTGATGTGCGCAGGTGAACTTCCTGCTGCCGAAGCTATGAATATACCTCTTACGGGCGTCGTTACTGACTCCCGTAAGATAACAACAGGCTGTCTATTTGTCCCTCTATCGGGTGACAAATTTGATGGTCATCATTATGCTGCTTCAGCTCTTGCTGCTGGCGCTGCAGGGACCTTGTGGCAGCGTGATAAAGGTCCTGCACCTGAGGGCGGCGGGGTCATTATTGTTGAAGATACGCTAGAGGCGCTTCAAAAGCTGTCCGCTGCGTACTTGAATGAGGTCGCTCCAAAGGTTGTCGCTGTTACGGGCAGCAACGGAAAAACAACGACAAAAGACATCATCATGGCCTTGCTCGAAATGCAGTACAAGGTGCATAAGACAGAGGGGAACTTCAATAATCATATTGGTCTTCCGCTTACGATTCTATCTATGGCTGAGGATACAGAGATTGCTGTTCTTGAAATGGGTATGAGCTCGCGGGGAGAAATTGCTCTGCTGGCTTCTTTGGCTAGACCTGATATTGCAGTCATTACTAATATAGGCGAGTCGCATCTGCTGCAACTAGGATCACGCAAAGAAATTGCCCGTGCCAAGCTGGAGATAGTTGAAGGGTTAAAGCCCGGTGGATTGCTAATTTATAACGGTGATGAACCGCTGCTGACTGAGGTAATGCAAGAGTCCACTTTTGAGGCTCCGGAGGGGATGGTATCCTTTCGTTTTGGCCTGAACGGGGATAATGATGATTATCCGACAGGGATGATGTCCCATAATGGTGGTATGACGTTTACGTCAAACCTTCATAAGGAACATGCTTTTACATTACCGCTGCCAGGTCAGCATAACGTTGTTAACGCGTTGGCTGCATTAGCGGTCGCTCGCCATTTTGGGGTAACGGATCAAAATGTAGAGAATGGGTTAAGTAAGCTCAAGTTGACGGGCATGCGGATTGAAGTGATTCGGGCTTCTTCCGGGCTTACACTTTTGAATGATGCTTATAATGCCAGTCCGACTTCTATGAAGGCGGCCATTGACGTGCTCCAAACTATGAAATGCAGTGGCAAAAAAATCGCAGTACTGGGGGACATGCTGGAACTAGGGCCGGATGAAATACAGTTTCATAAAGAAATTGGCTACTACCTTGACCCCGCAGTGACTGATTTTGTATATACCTATGGCCCATTGTCAGTCCATATTGCAGAAGCTGCGAAGGAAAGATTCGGTAACGAGCGTGTGCTGGCTTTTACAGATAAGTCAGAATTAACAGCTGCTCTTATCGAGAAATGCAGTTCTAAGGATATTGTTCTGTTCAAAGGATCTAGAGGGATGAGGCTTGAGGAAGTACTTCAGAGCCTTAATCAAGAGAATAAACAGACCTAA
- a CDS encoding UDP-N-acetylmuramoyl-L-alanyl-D-glutamate--2,6-diaminopimelate ligase → MKVNELSACLATSRLYGDGEVEITDLQTDSRRVSPGDLFICLPGHTVDGHKYAPQAVASGASAIVCERKLELDIPQIVVDDCRFAMSVMSNAFFGSPSSRMRMIGVTGTNGKTTTTYLIERIMQDQNMKTGLIGTIQMRYDGQSYPMSGTTPESLDLQRSLHDMASKGVECCVMEVSSHALQQGRVKGADFRTAIFTNLTQDHLDYHHTMEEYRAVKGLFFSRLGNVISPWKEERKYAVLNADDEASHYFAAQTAAEVITYGIDNNANVRASQISITAKGTFFHVDTFKGETDISLRMVGKFNVYNALAAITAALLEDVSLSDIKTSLEAIDGVAGRVESVDEGQEYAVIVDYAHTPDGLENVLRTVCEFATGKVLTVFGCGGDRDRTKRPLMGKIAAKYSDMVFVTSDNPRTEDPGLILKDIEAGLVEDGVTSDRYHMIVDRREAIGKAIEMASSGDVVLIAGKGHETYQLIGGVVHDFDDRIVAKEVIRGRSY, encoded by the coding sequence ATGAAAGTTAATGAATTGTCTGCTTGTCTTGCTACTTCGCGTCTATATGGGGATGGGGAGGTGGAGATTACTGATCTTCAGACGGATTCCCGCCGTGTAAGTCCGGGAGATCTATTTATTTGTTTACCCGGTCACACCGTAGACGGACACAAGTATGCTCCGCAAGCTGTAGCCTCTGGAGCATCCGCTATCGTATGTGAGCGTAAGCTAGAGCTTGATATTCCACAGATCGTTGTCGACGACTGCCGGTTCGCGATGTCTGTCATGTCGAATGCATTCTTTGGCTCACCTAGCAGCCGTATGAGAATGATCGGCGTTACGGGTACAAATGGTAAGACAACAACGACTTATCTTATTGAGCGGATTATGCAAGACCAGAATATGAAGACGGGTCTGATTGGAACCATTCAAATGCGTTATGACGGCCAAAGCTATCCGATGTCAGGCACTACTCCAGAATCGCTAGATCTGCAGCGCTCGCTTCATGATATGGCATCCAAAGGTGTGGAGTGTTGTGTAATGGAGGTTTCCTCTCACGCGCTTCAGCAAGGACGTGTGAAGGGTGCGGACTTCCGTACGGCAATATTTACGAACTTAACCCAGGATCATCTGGATTATCATCATACAATGGAGGAGTATCGGGCGGTTAAAGGTCTCTTCTTCTCTAGACTAGGAAATGTGATCTCCCCTTGGAAAGAAGAACGTAAATATGCAGTACTTAATGCTGATGATGAAGCCAGCCATTATTTTGCAGCCCAAACTGCGGCGGAAGTGATTACATATGGCATTGATAACAACGCTAATGTCAGGGCTTCGCAAATATCGATCACTGCAAAAGGAACTTTTTTCCATGTGGATACGTTTAAGGGTGAGACGGACATTTCACTTCGTATGGTTGGCAAGTTCAATGTCTATAATGCACTTGCAGCAATTACGGCTGCACTGTTGGAAGATGTGTCATTGTCAGATATCAAGACTAGTCTTGAGGCGATTGATGGGGTAGCTGGACGGGTGGAGTCAGTGGATGAGGGGCAAGAATATGCCGTTATCGTTGACTATGCACATACACCAGACGGGCTGGAAAATGTATTAAGAACGGTCTGCGAATTTGCTACAGGAAAAGTGCTTACTGTGTTTGGCTGTGGAGGAGACAGAGATCGCACAAAACGCCCTTTAATGGGTAAGATAGCCGCAAAATATAGCGATATGGTGTTCGTAACCTCTGACAACCCTCGGACGGAGGACCCTGGGCTAATTCTGAAGGATATAGAAGCAGGATTAGTGGAGGATGGAGTTACCTCTGATCGATATCATATGATTGTTGATCGCCGTGAAGCGATTGGGAAGGCTATTGAAATGGCAAGCTCTGGCGATGTAGTATTGATTGCGGGGAAAGGTCATGAGACCTATCAACTAATTGGTGGAGTGGTTCACGATTTCGATGACCGCATCGTCGCTAAAGAAGTTATAAGGGGTCGAAGCTATTGA
- a CDS encoding stage V sporulation protein D, whose translation MKVSKVVTRRRMLWTLLGLAVLFGSLVVRLAYVQLSQGEKLSDKVEDSLRRNIPFTAKRGEILDREGIPLAYNISTPTVYAVPVQVKEKEKTAQQLAPLLGMTEEKLMSLLTKKSMSVKLQPGGRKITMELAASIRDLQLPGIVVAEDSKRYYPYGDLAAHILGFTGIDNQGITGVENIYDNLLKGIAGNISYLSDAGGRLMPGSSEKYSAPQDGLNLQLTIDKQIQSIMERELDQAMVKYQAQGAWAIAMNPKNGEILAMASRPGYEPGLYKEYDPQIYNRNLPIWMTYEPGSTFKIITLAAALQEGKVDLQNDHFYDPGFIEVAGAKLRCWKKGGHGSQTFLQVVENSCNPGFVALGQRLGKETLFKYIRDFGFGSKTGIDLNGESNGILFKLNQVGPVELSTTAFGQGVSVTPIQQIAAVSAAINGGNLYKPHVSKAWVNPETGETVSEVKPELVRQVISEETSKKVRAALESVVAKGTGRPAFIDGYRVGGKTGTAQKVINGRYSPTEHIVSFIGFAPADDPQIVVYTAVDNPKGIQFGGVVAAPIVQNILEDSLHYMKVPERSDQLPKTYKYGETPIVTVPDLTGATVQDIYEDLNMNFNLARSGSGNTVINQAPKAGARVEQGSTIRIYMGASSE comes from the coding sequence ATGAAGGTTTCGAAAGTTGTAACACGGCGGAGAATGCTGTGGACGCTGCTGGGACTGGCAGTGTTATTCGGTTCGCTGGTCGTGCGTCTTGCTTACGTGCAATTATCCCAAGGCGAGAAATTAAGTGACAAGGTAGAAGATTCCTTGCGCCGCAATATTCCTTTTACCGCCAAGCGTGGTGAAATTTTGGATCGTGAAGGAATACCGCTGGCCTATAATATCAGCACACCTACAGTTTATGCGGTGCCTGTGCAGGTAAAGGAGAAGGAAAAGACAGCGCAGCAATTGGCGCCTCTGCTTGGGATGACCGAGGAGAAGCTGATGAGCTTGCTGACTAAAAAATCAATGTCGGTGAAACTTCAGCCCGGCGGCCGCAAAATTACGATGGAACTTGCCGCGAGCATCCGTGATTTGCAGTTGCCGGGCATCGTTGTCGCTGAGGATAGCAAAAGGTATTATCCTTACGGCGATCTTGCCGCACACATCCTAGGCTTTACAGGTATTGATAACCAAGGGATTACCGGAGTCGAGAACATATACGACAATTTGCTTAAAGGCATAGCAGGCAATATTTCGTATTTGTCTGATGCAGGTGGAAGACTCATGCCTGGATCATCGGAGAAGTATTCTGCCCCTCAGGATGGACTTAATCTGCAATTGACGATTGATAAACAGATTCAATCCATTATGGAGCGCGAGCTTGATCAAGCTATGGTAAAATATCAGGCGCAGGGTGCTTGGGCTATAGCGATGAATCCGAAGAATGGTGAGATTCTGGCCATGGCTAGTAGACCTGGTTATGAACCGGGGCTATATAAGGAATATGATCCACAGATCTATAATCGGAATTTGCCCATTTGGATGACCTACGAACCTGGTTCGACGTTCAAAATCATCACACTGGCTGCAGCACTGCAAGAAGGGAAGGTAGACCTGCAAAATGATCATTTCTATGATCCCGGGTTTATCGAAGTTGCAGGTGCAAAGCTGCGCTGTTGGAAAAAAGGCGGGCACGGCAGTCAAACCTTTCTACAAGTAGTTGAGAACTCCTGTAACCCCGGGTTTGTCGCTCTTGGGCAACGGTTGGGAAAAGAAACGCTCTTCAAATATATCCGTGATTTTGGCTTCGGCAGCAAAACCGGAATTGATTTAAATGGAGAATCTAATGGGATTCTGTTCAAGCTCAATCAAGTAGGTCCGGTAGAACTCTCGACTACAGCCTTCGGCCAAGGGGTCTCGGTTACGCCTATTCAGCAGATTGCTGCGGTATCGGCCGCTATTAACGGTGGTAATCTCTATAAACCGCATGTATCAAAAGCATGGGTGAATCCGGAAACTGGTGAAACCGTATCGGAAGTAAAGCCAGAGCTTGTACGGCAAGTTATTTCGGAGGAAACGTCTAAGAAGGTGCGGGCAGCACTTGAGAGCGTAGTTGCCAAAGGCACGGGACGGCCGGCTTTCATAGACGGCTATCGTGTAGGTGGTAAGACGGGTACTGCACAAAAGGTCATTAACGGACGTTATTCTCCAACGGAGCACATCGTTTCTTTTATAGGTTTTGCACCTGCGGATGATCCACAAATTGTGGTGTATACTGCGGTTGATAACCCGAAAGGGATTCAATTCGGAGGTGTTGTTGCAGCTCCAATTGTGCAGAATATTTTGGAGGACTCACTACACTATATGAAAGTCCCGGAACGCAGTGACCAGCTTCCAAAAACGTATAAGTATGGGGAAACTCCGATTGTGACCGTGCCTGATCTTACAGGAGCAACGGTGCAGGATATCTATGAGGATTTAAATATGAATTTTAATCTGGCGCGTTCAGGCTCCGGCAATACAGTCATCAACCAAGCTCCGAAAGCTGGGGCTAGAGTAGAACAGGGCTCAACCATCAGGATTTATATGGGAGCTTCTAGTGAATAA
- a CDS encoding penicillin-binding transpeptidase domain-containing protein, protein MIARVFWIQVVEGSDWQEKAATLWAHTSTIKAERGTISDRNGSVLASDVPAYTVVVNPAVIAEKGIGDEVVKGLHELLGKPEDELRKLIEAKDENGKYLKNREVRNEGWKIDQELADKVKEFYVALGKEHKIQETGIGLVREQKRYYPKGSLAAHILGYTDRDGKAIMGLEKSLDEQLKGSDGKLLYQSDGQGVKLPDSKDTYKPVVNGSNFKLTIDSTIQKYIQEAMEKAYAQYKPKSMSVIAADPNTMEILGMANMPTFNPNEFWKTGAEGAGFYNHAIKSTYEPGSTFKIVTLAAAVEEKLFDPVATFLSGSIRIKGYSKALHDINRSGWGQISFLEGVKRSSNVLFVKLYEMLGQDRLLQYIDDFGFNEKTGIDLPGEAKGFVNPNLNRPIEIATLAYGHGVIGVTPLQQLVAVSAIANGGKLMTPYVVKEVTNPNTGDTKVTQPSVVRQVIDEASAKKTGEYLEQVVADQVKGTGRNAHIEGYRVAGKTGTAIKVEGKDYVKSKVLVSFIGYAPVNDPKIAVIVIIDEPNVEVGGGKAAAPVFKEIVSQSLQYMGVPKLATETSDKDSKKTVKTDAPALRTTPDLTGKTMKEARETLLDQGFDFEVVGEGASVETQYPEAGTKLVQGQRIYLLSKQGDKPTIPKLQGESLRDALEVLTLLKVEIAVEGEGYVSEQIEGTKNGKTLVTLKMKPLNDNSEDVPASSSADEGTESESGP, encoded by the coding sequence TTGATAGCTAGAGTGTTCTGGATTCAAGTTGTGGAGGGTTCGGATTGGCAAGAAAAGGCTGCTACACTTTGGGCGCATACCTCGACTATCAAAGCAGAGCGAGGGACGATTTCTGACCGTAATGGGAGTGTGCTCGCTAGTGATGTCCCCGCTTATACTGTGGTTGTGAATCCGGCAGTCATTGCTGAAAAGGGAATCGGTGATGAGGTCGTCAAGGGATTGCATGAGCTACTCGGCAAGCCGGAAGATGAGCTACGGAAGCTGATAGAAGCTAAAGACGAGAACGGCAAATACCTCAAGAACCGTGAAGTTCGTAACGAAGGCTGGAAGATCGATCAGGAACTTGCTGATAAGGTGAAAGAATTTTATGTAGCCCTAGGTAAAGAACATAAAATTCAAGAGACTGGGATTGGTCTGGTTAGAGAGCAGAAACGATATTACCCTAAGGGTTCGCTTGCTGCGCATATTTTAGGGTATACAGATCGGGATGGCAAGGCGATTATGGGTCTGGAAAAATCCTTAGATGAACAGCTTAAGGGTTCCGATGGCAAGCTGCTTTATCAAAGTGACGGTCAAGGGGTTAAGCTGCCGGATTCGAAAGATACCTATAAACCCGTAGTAAATGGAAGTAATTTCAAGCTTACAATCGACAGTACGATCCAGAAATATATACAAGAGGCTATGGAAAAGGCATATGCGCAATATAAGCCGAAAAGTATGAGTGTCATTGCCGCTGATCCGAATACAATGGAGATTTTGGGGATGGCGAATATGCCTACCTTTAATCCAAATGAATTTTGGAAAACAGGGGCTGAAGGCGCAGGTTTCTATAATCATGCTATTAAATCAACTTACGAGCCTGGTTCGACCTTCAAAATTGTTACACTTGCTGCAGCTGTAGAAGAGAAGCTTTTTGATCCTGTAGCTACATTTTTGTCAGGATCTATCAGAATTAAGGGATACAGTAAGGCATTACATGATATTAATCGTTCCGGTTGGGGACAAATCAGTTTCCTCGAAGGTGTGAAGCGGTCTAGTAACGTCCTTTTTGTAAAACTTTATGAAATGCTAGGACAAGACAGACTTTTACAGTATATTGATGATTTTGGCTTCAATGAGAAGACTGGCATTGACCTGCCAGGAGAAGCAAAGGGGTTCGTAAATCCGAATCTTAACCGACCTATTGAAATTGCTACACTTGCTTATGGGCACGGAGTAATAGGTGTCACGCCGCTTCAACAGTTGGTTGCTGTATCTGCCATCGCTAATGGAGGGAAACTGATGACTCCGTATGTGGTGAAAGAGGTTACGAACCCAAACACCGGAGACACTAAGGTTACTCAGCCTAGTGTAGTGCGTCAGGTGATTGATGAGGCAAGCGCCAAGAAAACCGGTGAATATTTGGAGCAGGTTGTTGCCGACCAAGTCAAAGGAACCGGACGCAACGCTCATATTGAAGGTTACCGTGTGGCAGGGAAGACAGGAACGGCTATCAAGGTTGAAGGTAAGGATTACGTGAAGTCCAAAGTACTGGTTTCCTTTATTGGTTATGCGCCTGTGAATGATCCAAAAATCGCTGTTATTGTTATTATTGATGAACCGAACGTTGAGGTTGGCGGTGGTAAAGCTGCAGCTCCTGTATTTAAAGAAATCGTATCTCAGTCTCTCCAATACATGGGAGTTCCAAAGTTGGCAACTGAAACTAGCGATAAGGATAGTAAAAAAACAGTTAAAACAGATGCCCCTGCGCTCCGGACCACACCTGATCTGACGGGGAAAACGATGAAGGAAGCAAGAGAAACGCTTCTGGATCAAGGCTTTGATTTTGAAGTGGTCGGTGAAGGAGCTTCTGTTGAAACCCAATATCCAGAGGCTGGAACCAAGCTTGTTCAAGGACAGCGTATATATCTATTAAGCAAGCAAGGGGACAAGCCTACTATTCCTAAGTTACAAGGAGAGTCTCTGCGTGATGCACTTGAGGTTCTTACCCTACTAAAAGTGGAGATTGCGGTAGAAGGCGAAGGATATGTCTCGGAACAGATTGAAGGAACAAAGAACGGCAAGACATTGGTAACCTTGAAGATGAAGCCATTAAACGATAATAGTGAAGATGTTCCTGCATCCTCATCTGCTGATGAGGGTACAGAATCGGAGAGCGGGCCATAG
- a CDS encoding septum formation initiator family protein, which translates to MAYTRGNLAVQPKRKEEVNPLYREKTKVVTKRRVLPLQEKLLYMLTLGVCVLVAITLISRYVHIYDLNLQAQKLDKEIASAKKQISTYEMEKQNLEQKVAQKAKDLGYVAPDENTTIFIPASPLSTEGDN; encoded by the coding sequence ATGGCCTATACCCGCGGCAATTTAGCAGTTCAGCCCAAAAGAAAAGAAGAGGTAAACCCCCTTTACCGCGAGAAGACAAAAGTAGTTACCAAACGAAGAGTACTTCCGCTGCAAGAGAAACTTTTGTATATGCTGACGCTAGGAGTATGCGTTTTGGTGGCTATCACCCTGATTTCACGTTACGTTCATATTTATGATTTGAACTTGCAGGCCCAGAAATTAGATAAGGAGATAGCGAGTGCTAAGAAGCAGATTTCCACGTATGAGATGGAGAAGCAAAATTTGGAGCAGAAGGTTGCCCAAAAGGCAAAGGATCTTGGCTACGTAGCACCGGATGAAAATACTACCATATTTATTCCGGCGAGTCCGCTATCGACTGAAGGCGATAATTAG
- the rsmH gene encoding 16S rRNA (cytosine(1402)-N(4))-methyltransferase RsmH gives MFHHITVLKEEATEGLHIKKDGIYVDCTLGGAGHSSLIASKLSGEGRLICLDQDDWALENAKERLAEYGDKVVLIKTNFRDLESVLKDVPFVPQKDGIPQVDGVLFDLGVSSPQFDEGERGFSYNHDAPLDMRMDQTALLTAADIVNTWSEQEIARVLFQYGEEKFSRRIAKKIVDRREESPVETTGELAELIKEGIPAAARRTGGHPAKRSFQGLRIAVNDELGAFEEGLHSAVRCLAPEGRVSVITFHSLEDRICKQILSSYLSRCTCPPDFPFCVCGAKGTLKLINRKPLVPSEEELELNTRARSAKLRIAEKL, from the coding sequence TTGTTTCACCACATCACGGTGCTTAAAGAAGAAGCGACAGAAGGGCTGCACATCAAAAAAGACGGAATCTATGTAGATTGCACTCTCGGTGGAGCGGGTCACAGCTCACTAATTGCTTCCAAGCTTAGCGGCGAAGGCCGATTAATCTGTTTGGACCAAGATGATTGGGCGCTGGAGAACGCTAAAGAGAGACTGGCCGAATACGGAGACAAGGTTGTACTTATTAAGACCAATTTCCGTGATCTGGAGAGTGTACTAAAGGATGTGCCCTTTGTACCACAAAAAGATGGCATTCCCCAAGTGGATGGAGTGCTCTTTGATCTTGGCGTATCATCTCCGCAGTTTGATGAGGGAGAGCGCGGATTTAGTTACAATCATGATGCTCCGCTGGACATGCGTATGGATCAGACAGCCCTTTTAACGGCTGCTGATATTGTGAATACGTGGTCTGAGCAAGAGATCGCCCGTGTGCTTTTTCAATATGGAGAAGAGAAGTTCTCGCGAAGAATCGCTAAGAAAATTGTAGACAGAAGAGAAGAAAGTCCTGTGGAGACCACCGGAGAATTAGCAGAGCTTATCAAGGAAGGTATTCCGGCTGCTGCACGAAGAACGGGAGGGCATCCCGCTAAACGGAGCTTTCAAGGTTTACGGATTGCTGTTAATGACGAGTTGGGTGCTTTTGAAGAAGGATTACATAGCGCAGTACGTTGCCTTGCACCAGAAGGTAGAGTCTCCGTTATCACTTTTCATTCACTCGAGGACCGAATTTGCAAACAAATACTAAGCAGTTATTTAAGCAGATGTACATGCCCGCCTGACTTTCCGTTTTGTGTATGCGGCGCGAAAGGCACGCTTAAGTTAATCAACCGCAAACCGCTTGTGCCCTCTGAGGAAGAGCTTGAGCTTAATACTCGAGCCCGTTCAGCTAAGCTGCGCATTGCAGAAAAATTGTAA
- the mraZ gene encoding division/cell wall cluster transcriptional repressor MraZ → MFMGEYQHSIDDKGRIIIPAKLRELLGTSFVATRGLDSCLFVYPMEEWAIMEQKLKSLSLMKSDARAFSRFFFSGATECVWDKQGRVNLPANLRQYAKLDKDCVILGVSNRVEIWNKELWEQYFEQSEESFNEIAEKLVDFNFDL, encoded by the coding sequence ATGTTCATGGGAGAGTATCAACACAGCATTGACGACAAAGGCCGAATCATTATTCCGGCTAAACTTCGTGAATTGCTTGGAACCTCCTTTGTGGCGACCCGCGGCCTAGACTCCTGTCTATTTGTTTATCCCATGGAAGAATGGGCAATCATGGAACAAAAGCTAAAAAGCCTTTCACTGATGAAATCAGATGCCCGCGCATTCAGCCGCTTTTTTTTCTCAGGCGCAACAGAATGTGTATGGGATAAGCAGGGAAGGGTAAACCTGCCGGCCAATTTAAGGCAGTATGCCAAACTGGACAAAGACTGTGTTATTCTGGGCGTTTCGAACCGGGTGGAAATCTGGAACAAAGAGCTATGGGAGCAGTACTTCGAACAGTCCGAGGAATCGTTCAACGAAATTGCCGAAAAATTGGTGGATTTCAATTTTGATCTATAA
- a CDS encoding adenosylhomocysteinase — MSSTNQNSIVADMSLAPEGHLKIDWVRQHMPVLNRIREQFEAEQPFKGLKVSITLHLEAKTAYLAKVVKAGGAEVTITGSNPLSTQDDVCAALVEDGITVFAKYNPSPEEFKALNIKALESKPDLIIDDGGDFATLLHSERPDLMENIRGGAEETTTGIIRLKALQKQGVLKFPMVAVNDAYCKYLFDNRYGTGQSAWDGIIRTTNLIVAGKTVVVVGYGWCGKGVAMRAKGLGAKVVVTEVDAIKAVEAHMDGFEVMPMLEAAKVGDFFVTVTGNRYVIRGEHYDVMKDGAIMCNAGHFDVEVNKPELSERSVSQRTVRKNIEEYQLRDGRKLYLLAEGRLVNLGAADGHPAEIMDTTFALQALSLKYVNDNYKSIGVKVENVPYELDEQVARYKLESLGINIDSLTPAQVDYLDSWNLND, encoded by the coding sequence ATGAGTTCAACTAATCAAAATAGTATCGTGGCTGATATGTCACTCGCACCCGAAGGACATTTGAAAATCGACTGGGTCCGTCAACATATGCCGGTATTGAACCGTATTCGTGAGCAGTTCGAAGCTGAACAGCCATTTAAAGGTCTAAAAGTCTCAATTACGCTTCATCTGGAAGCTAAAACCGCATATCTTGCGAAGGTTGTCAAAGCAGGCGGTGCAGAAGTAACTATTACCGGATCGAATCCGCTTTCCACCCAGGATGATGTATGTGCGGCACTTGTTGAGGACGGCATCACAGTATTTGCTAAATACAACCCGTCTCCCGAAGAGTTCAAAGCTCTGAATATCAAGGCACTCGAAAGCAAACCGGATTTGATCATTGATGATGGCGGGGATTTTGCTACATTGCTGCATTCGGAGCGTCCTGATCTGATGGAGAATATTCGCGGGGGTGCTGAAGAAACAACAACCGGCATCATTCGTCTAAAAGCTCTTCAAAAACAGGGTGTTTTGAAGTTCCCAATGGTCGCAGTAAATGATGCTTATTGCAAATATTTGTTTGATAACCGTTATGGCACAGGCCAATCTGCATGGGATGGCATTATTCGGACAACTAACCTGATCGTTGCGGGCAAAACCGTAGTTGTTGTCGGATACGGCTGGTGTGGTAAAGGTGTTGCGATGCGTGCCAAAGGTTTAGGTGCCAAAGTGGTTGTCACTGAAGTCGATGCCATTAAAGCCGTTGAAGCACATATGGACGGTTTCGAAGTGATGCCTATGCTGGAAGCTGCTAAGGTCGGTGATTTCTTCGTTACAGTTACAGGTAACCGTTATGTCATTCGCGGGGAGCATTATGATGTTATGAAGGACGGAGCAATCATGTGCAACGCAGGCCATTTCGACGTTGAAGTGAATAAGCCTGAATTGTCTGAAAGATCCGTATCCCAGCGAACTGTTCGCAAAAATATCGAAGAATACCAGCTTCGCGACGGCCGTAAACTATATCTGCTTGCAGAAGGCAGACTTGTAAATCTGGGTGCTGCGGATGGACACCCTGCCGAAATTATGGATACGACCTTTGCGCTTCAGGCGCTGTCGCTGAAATATGTAAATGATAATTATAAGAGCATTGGCGTAAAAGTTGAGAATGTTCCTTATGAGCTGGATGAGCAGGTAGCACGCTATAAGCTGGAAAGTCTAGGTATTAACATCGATAGCCTGACTCCAGCACAAGTGGATTATTTGGACAGCTGGAATTTAAACGATTAA